ATACTATATTGGACAGTGAGTAACATACTATCAATAGGTCAACAACTTTACGTAAACAGTCGTTCTAGGGTGCCAAAAGGAGGAAATATCGATGCCGATAGTGATAGAAAGAGAAGGAAAGACCGTGTCTGAAGCGATAATAAGAGCATGTGAGGATTTGGGGGTAACCAGAAATGAAATTGAGGTTCAGGTTTTGGAAGAGGGATCAAAAGGGGTATTGGGAATCGGAGGTAGAGAAGCCCGTGTCAGGATTACGGTAACGAAATCAGATATCAGTGAAAAGGGACTAAGAGCCAAGAAAGCACTCCAAGATATACTGGGATACATTGTTTCTTCACATTCTATTACCTTAAATGAAACCGCTGATAAAATTGAACTTGACGTAAAGATCAGTGATGACAAGGGGCTTTTAATAGGCAGGAAAGGTGAGATGATCAAGGCGTTGGAGTACATCACCGGTAAAATTTCGGGAAGGTTTTGTGAAGATGGAAGGGAAAAGCGAGTACTAATCGATGTAGATGATTATAAGAGAAGGAGAGAAGAATCTATTTCAAGAATGGTAAAAGATACAGTAAAAAAAGTAAGAAAGATCGGAAAACCAATCACTCTGGAGCCAATGTCCGCCTTTGAAAGAAGAATTACATACATTACGCTAAAACAAGAATCAGGAATAACTTACGAAACAAGAGGCAGTGGAGAAGAAAAGAGAATTGTCATAAACCCACAGAGACACCATAGAGCTAGAGACCGAGAATCAAATCAAACGGGGGCTTAATTTATATTCCAAGTATAGTAACGTTCATATTTTCGGACTTGCAGGACAATCTACAAACATAAGCCAGTAAAGAATATCGATAAGAAGGGAGCCATTTGATGAGTTCTGATAAACCTACCAAGGGTGAAGA
This portion of the Thermodesulfobacteriota bacterium genome encodes:
- the jag gene encoding RNA-binding cell elongation regulator Jag/EloR — its product is MPIVIEREGKTVSEAIIRACEDLGVTRNEIEVQVLEEGSKGVLGIGGREARVRITVTKSDISEKGLRAKKALQDILGYIVSSHSITLNETADKIELDVKISDDKGLLIGRKGEMIKALEYITGKISGRFCEDGREKRVLIDVDDYKRRREESISRMVKDTVKKVRKIGKPITLEPMSAFERRITYITLKQESGITYETRGSGEEKRIVINPQRHHRARDRESNQTGA